Sequence from the Nocardia brasiliensis genome:
GGCAACTCCGAAGTTCCCGTTCCGGGACTATCCCATGAGCGCCAGTGGCTGATCTTTGCCGACCAGGCGGTGCACGATCGGTTTGGAACAGCGTGCCGCGTGCTGACCGAGGGAGCAACACAGCATATCGTTGCCGCGAATTCGATATGCTGGGTCAGCAGACGGCTTCCCAGGCCGAAGCCGCCCCGTCAAGAAGGGTGGTTGATCATAAAAGTAGCGATCCGCAGTCTCCTTGCGTTCGGTGTTTCCGTTACGCTTTTCGGAGGTATTCTCACGGCAGGGATTGGGCCTGCTCGAGCTGGCGAGCTCGATTTCGACTCCTGTCCCCCGTTCGATGCGGGAAGCGGGACCGTGCTGTCCTTCAGTAGCCCGCAATTCGCAGACTTTGCGGACGTCGCCTTCGTGCAAGGGCAGACCTACACCTTTACGACCACGTTTCGGAGCGGCATCACCAGTCCGTACAGCCGATACACCATCCACGCGATCATCGGTAATATCCCCATTCCGTTCGAAGGCGCGGAGACTCCTGCCGGTGCCGTGAGTCATGGCTCCACATACACCAATTCGATCAATTTGCCTATTCTGTCGAGCTACCCAGCTGTACGTGCGACGTTTCAGGTCAAAGTCAACAGTGGGCTGCAAACGAACGTCTGCCTCAGATTCCCGGCTCAAATCGTAAGCGGTTGACCACCGTAAACAAGACAACACGCTCAAACCTAGTCGCCGGGCGAGTTCGGAAGATTATTGATGTTGACCATCAATGCCCGATCGGGGGCGATCGCGTAATCTCGCTGGGATCATGTTCGCGCGGCCGGGCGGGTGCGGACTTCCTCGGAGTGCATCGCCACCGCCCGGTTCGAGCCGCGCACTCCACGCGGCATCGCAACCCGTCGCAATCACGTACCCCGGGCACATACGTACGCGCCCTTCTGGCAAATCTTGCGGCACAGGCACCCTGAGGCCCAGCTCTGGCGCAATGATGCCCTATGGCTATAGTTCCCACCCGAGCCGGCGAGGTTGGCGCCGGGCGAGTAAGCGCCTCACCACTTCTCGTCACCGTGTTGGTCCCATCAATGTGCGCAGGAAGGTGTTCTCATGACCGCTCGAAGGGAGGCGCTGCGCCTGCTCGCGGGGGCGATCAGCGGCGGGCTGTTCCATAATGGCTGCGGCTACGGCCTGGTCGCCGCCGCCGACGTCATTCCGCTTCCGCCGGGGCCGTTCCCGTTGCCTGGTCTGCCGCCACCGCCGGTCAGTGCGATCGGACTGCGCACACCGCCGCTACAACCTTTTCTCGACTCGCTCCCGGTTCCGGAATCCATCGCCGCCGACGGAGCGTTGGCGGTGCAATCCGGGCTGCACCGCTTCCACATCGAGTTGGCGCCGGCACGCACTCTTGGTTATGGGCGGGATTACCTCGGTCCGGTTCTGGAGGCGATCGCCGGTGAAGAGGCTTCGTTGAGTTTCTCCAATGAGATCGGTCCGCACCCGCTCGCGGCCGATGTCGACACCACGATGCAGCACGCCACCGAGCACGATCGGACCAACCCTCGGATGACGGTGCATCTCCACGGTGCGCCGACAGAACCAGCTTCTGACGGTCATCCGTTGGTGGACTGGCGCAATGGCGGAACTCAGAAAAACACGTACGGCAATCGGCAAGAAGCCGCGACATTGTGGTATCACGATCACGCGATGGGTATGACCAGACTCAACGTCTACGCAGGACTCGCCGGCGCCTACCTGATTCGAGATCGATGGGATACCGGAAGGTTTGGCAATCCACTCGGGCTACCCGCGGGCGAGTTCGAAGTGCCTCTAGTGATACAGGATCGAACATTCAATCCTGATGGTACATTGCAAGCCCGCTCGACTTTCCTACTGCCCCAGGGCTACAACCAAGCGGCGATGTTCGGCGACGTGGCGTGTGTAAACGGCATCGTGTGGCCGATGATGAAGGTCGCACGGGGTCTGTACCGGTTCCGGATCGTGCAGGCTTCCAACTCGCGCACGTACCGTTTCCACTTCAGTAACGGGATGCGGTTCTGGGTAGTCGGCGGTGACCAGGGATTGCTGGATGCTCCGGTGCCGACGAAGTCGATTCGCCTGGGGGTAGGCGAGCGTGCCGATATCCTGGTCGATTTCGGCGATCTGCGGCCCGGAGAGTCGGTTGACCTGTGCAATGACGAAGCCAACTCCTTCGGTGATGCCGTCTTCTTGGTGCCTGCATTGCCGACGATCATGCGATTCGTCGCAGACTCGAGCAGGGGCCATGCCGGACCAGTGCCCAAGCTGCTCCGTGGCGCTGCGGGATTGCCGCCTCGACTGCCGGGACTGCGCACGCCTGATCGGGTGCGGACTATGACCTTGTTGAGCCATCTCGATACCGCACGACCCGGCGCGGTGATCCCAGCGATGCTGAGTCAGAACAATCTGCCGTTCACTACCGACGACGTGGAGATGATCCGGCCAGGGACTGTCGAGCAATGGGATATCGTCAACGTTACCTCCATCGGACATCCCGTCCACCTGCATCTGGCACGGTTTCGGATCATCGGCAGGCAACAATTTTGGGCTGCGGCCTATTTGGGTGCACACCTGCCGCTGCCCGCGTTCGGCAAGCGGTGGAACCCATCCGCCGACAGATTCGTCGTGGCTCCGCAACAACCACCGGCACCGTGGGAGGAGGGCTGGAAGGACACGGTATGGGTGCCCACTGACACAATCACACGCATTCTGGTGTATTGGCCCAGTGCCGAAGAGCTGGGATTCGATCCGGACGCGCCGTTCCTTGCGACCGCCGACATTGAATTCAGCAAGCACACAATGGAACATATCCGCCACCCGACACCGCATCATCATCGATCACCAGGCAAATTGATACGTGGGTATGTCTGGCATTGCCACAACCTCGATCACGAAGACCACGACATGATGCTGCCTTTCCGAGTCACCAACGACTGACATCGAGACGCTTGCACCACGGCGCCTCGTAGCGACGCCGACAGGGAGCTCGAAGACCGTCTCGGTACTGTTCCAGGTAATCGCTGCAGGCCACAGGAAGGTCAGCGTCGGTGCCGCGGGAATGGAGTCTTCTGGGCCGATGGCGTCGCGTAGAATTTCGGGGCGTCTAGGTGTATGAGGCCATGACGTTGGTGACGCCGGTTCGGAGGCGGCTCGCTGGTGGCCGGTTTCCAGCGGCCGAGTGTGGTCGATGATAGTTGTAGTGGATGTTCCAGATCTGCAGCGCCTGCTGGCGCTGCAGATCTGAAGTCCACTCGCGGGCGTAGAGGAATTCCTCGGCCAGGATCCGGTTGTAACGCTCGACCTTGCCGTTGTGCCGCGGTGTGTAGGGCGTGATCCGCTGATGGCGGGCACCGAGGAGCACCTTCGCGAAGTCGCGGGCTTTGTAGCAGGCACCGTTGTCGGTGACGATCCGTTCGATGCTGGTGATGCCGTGAGCGGCGAAAAATGCCCGGGCCCGGAACACGAAACCGATTGCCGTGACTGCTTTCTCGTCCGGCAAGGCTTCTGTGTAGGCCAGCCTCGAGTAGCCGTCGACAGCGGTGTGAAGGAACACGTAACCGGGCCTGCAACGTTTGTTCGCCGCGCGGGCGGCTTTGTCCTGGGCCGATCCTCGACCGTGGATGCGCCAGCCGCCGCCGTCGGGGATCTTTCCGACCTTCTTGATATCGATGTGGACCATATGGCCTGGTCGGCGGGCGATGATCCGGCGCGGGGCCCGGTTCGGTTCACCGTTGGGGTCCAGAAACCGGCGTCGGTTCAGCCCGAGCCGGACCAGGTGCCGGCCCACGGTCCGCACCGAGATCCGGGTGCCTTCGGCTGCCAGTTCAAGTGAGATCCGGCGAGCGGACCATTTCCTGGTCCGGCGCAACAGTTCGATCCGGGCCACCACCTGCACTGGCGTGGCCGATGGTGACAGATGCGGGGCGCTGGACCGGTCGAGGAGCCCGAGCTCGCCGTGCTGACGAAATCTGTTGACCCACTTCGACGCACATCGGCGGGAGATGCCCATCTCGGCGGCGACATGGGCGATCGGGCGGGTCCGGCAGCGGTCCACGAGCCGGTGGCGGCCCTCGACAGTCAACGGGGCATTACGGTGAGACACGGCGGTTCTTTCGGTCGCGTGGCGGATGTGTGAGTTGGCGCTTCACATCCTGCCGCCGGAAGAACCGCCCCCTTTCAGCCCACCCCACGCCCCGCGTCACCAACGTCACGACCCACAACAGCTAGGAGCAAGCGGATGTCAACGGCGAACGTTCGGCAGGTCCTGCGCCTCGCGGACCCGTAGAGTGCAGAACTCGTAGACATTATTGGCAATACATCGACGCATACGTGCGTGTTCTCGGATCGACCGAAGCAGCCTCAGTTCGGCTGCTTGGGTGAGTGCGTCCTCGGATTCGAGTTGTGCTAGTTGCGAATCTGCCCATGCGATACTCCACAACCAGTAGTCGAGACCTTCGGCGGTGATGTCGACATTGCGGTCCAGGATGAATCCGCTGGCCTCCGCGGCCGCGATCTATTCGGCTAGCGGACCGATGTTGATTGTCCAGTACCGATCTGCGGGTGCTTTGCCCTCGGGCTTGATCAGTAGGACGTCCTCGAGACACAGGTAGCCTCCTATCGGCAGGCTTCGTGATGCATTGGCGAAAGCTGCGTGTCGGTCCATGTGGACGAAGGCTTCGTTGGATACCGCCGTGTCGAACCTTCCTGGCGTGGGGTGGCTGTAAAATCCCCGACCGTGGTCGAGACCAGGTGGCCCATACCGGCGTCGCCGGCCAACTGCGCCGCGAACTGAGCTTGTGCTGGATGATCTGCTCGGGGCGTATGCAGACGTCGTGCCATGGCGTGATCGTCTCCTTCCGCACCCATTGTGGTACATCAGAACCTCACAACCGCTGGACCTGCTCAGCGGGCTCCAGTCAAACCGGACATAAAGACCACGAACCGCTGTCAGGTGACCAGGCTCAACTGCTGGTTCGACCGGGGTGGATGTTCAATGATTTGCCGCACGCGAGTAGGCAATGGACACGAGGGCGAAGATCAGGTTTCATGGAGGGTGGATGGGAATCAGCGGGACGGGTCAGAGAGTGACTTGCCATGCCTCCGGTTTCCCTTCATTTGCCCGACCGTCCGCTACCGCCGAAGCTCGTAAAAGGTTCGCGCAGGTACGAATTGCAGTATCGCAGCAAGCGGCGGCGGACTCTTGATCTGGATCGATCGTGAGCGGCGGCGAGCGCCGAGGCGCTGCAGGCGGATCCGACAAGAGTAATGACGACGTCACAGTCGTCTGCCCAGACAGCGCGCCTGTGCTGGATTCAACGGCAGCCAAGGCACTCATGCAGCTGATCCTCCGCCACGCCCGCGCCCGCGGCGGCACAACGAATAGGATCGATCGAGCTCAACGCATCGATCTCGAATCTCTGCCCGACACTACAGACTCGAGCGCGCAGCAAACTGCTCGCGCTGCGACGGGGCCTGGCCGAACGCATGTATCGGGCACGTCCCCGAGAACCGGAAGGCGGCGTAGCAATGATCCGATTCGCATTCGCAGGACGGGTATCGACCGAAGATCAACAGGACCCCAACGCCTCGCGCAACTGGCAGCTCGGCCGGGCCAAGGCTCTTATCGACCATCACGGACACATCGTCGCCGAGTTCTTCGATGTCGGACAGTCCCGGTCGATCCCGTGGAAGCGCCGCCCGCAAGCCGCACGGTTGCTCGACATGCTCGCACGCCCCGACCGCGGGTTCGACGCGGTCGTCATCGGCGAACCCCAACGCGCCTTCTACGGCAACCAATTCGGGCTCACCTTCCCCGTCTTCGTCCACTACGGCGTGGCACTGTGGGTCCCCGAAGTCGGCGGCCCCATCGACCCCGAGTCCGAAGCACACGATCTGATCATGTCGGTCTTCGGCGGCATGTCCAAAGGCGAACGCAACCGCATCAAAATCCGCGTCCGCGCCGCCATGGCCGCCCAAGCCCAAGTCGAAGGCCGCTACCTCGGCGGCCGACCACCCTACGGATACCGGCTTGCTGACGCCGGCCCACACCCCAACCCCAGCAAAGCCGCCGACGGCAAACGCCTCCACATCCTCGAACCCGACCCGACCACAGCGCCAGTCGTTCAGCGGATCTTCCGTGACTACCTCAACGGATTCGGCATCTTCGCGATCGCTCAACGCCTCACCGCCGATGACATCCCCTGCCCCTCGGCTTACGACCGCAAACGCAACCAGCACCGTTCTGGGATCGCGTGGTCCAAAAGCGCTGTACGCGTGATACTCACTGGAGTGTTCCCGGTTTTGTGGACTCGGGATCAAGCCGCGATCTGACTGATTTCTCTGTACCCTAACTCGTATTGCCGTGGTGTCAAATAGCCGAGCGCCGAATGCGGACGAACGGTGTTGTAGTAGAACTCAATCCAGTCGAACGTCTCCTTCTGCAGCGACTTCACCGTCGGCCACGGACGAGCGTGTACCAGCTCCTTTTTGTAGGTCGCGAAGAACGATTCCGCGACCGCGTTGTCGAAGCACGATCCCGTCCGGCCGAGGGACCGTAGGACACCATTCTTTGCACAATATTTCGCGAATTCCTTCGAGGTGTACTGGGTTCCGCGATCGCTATGGAAAACAACACCTTTCGCCGGGCGTCGGCGCGCGATGGCCATATCGAGGGCGTCGGTGACCAGCGACGTGCGCATGTGATCAGCGATCGCCCAGCCGACCACGGCCCGATCGTGCAGATCGATCACGGTGGCCAGATACGCCCACCCGGTCCAGGTCTTGACGTAGGTGATGTCACCGCACCAGCGTTGGTTCGGCTGCGCGGCAGTGAAATCACGCCCGATCCGATCCGCGGCGTCCACCGGCTTGGATCCCCGGATCGTGGTGCGCCGGAACGGTTTCGGAAACCGGCCTTGCAGACCGGCCGCCCGCATCAACCGCCACACCCGCTTACGCGAGACCCGCCGCCCGGCCGCCGCCAGCGCCGCGTGCACACGCCGAACACCCGGATTGCCACGCAGTTTCGCGTGGATCGCCTCGATCAGCAGCGTCAGCATGCGATCGTCGCGCTCCCGGTCGCTGCGACCGCGGCCTTTCCACTTGTAGTAGCCCGACCGAGACACGTCCAGTTCCCGGCACATGAACTCGATGTCGAATTCCCCCGACGCAGCCCAGTCCGCGATCGCGGCGAATTTCACCGCTGGTCTTTCGCGAACCAGGTCGCAACTTTTTTTGCGAACGCGACCTGCATCTTCAACTCCGCGTTCTCCGCACGCAACCGTTCCAACTCGGCCTGTTCCGAGTCGGTCAGTCCCTTCTCCCGGTCACCGGAAACCCCGGATTCCTTCGCCCTCTTCACCCATTTCCTCAACGTCATCTCGTGCA
This genomic interval carries:
- a CDS encoding ML domain-containing protein, whose amino-acid sequence is MIIKVAIRSLLAFGVSVTLFGGILTAGIGPARAGELDFDSCPPFDAGSGTVLSFSSPQFADFADVAFVQGQTYTFTTTFRSGITSPYSRYTIHAIIGNIPIPFEGAETPAGAVSHGSTYTNSINLPILSSYPAVRATFQVKVNSGLQTNVCLRFPAQIVSG
- a CDS encoding multicopper oxidase family protein — translated: MTARREALRLLAGAISGGLFHNGCGYGLVAAADVIPLPPGPFPLPGLPPPPVSAIGLRTPPLQPFLDSLPVPESIAADGALAVQSGLHRFHIELAPARTLGYGRDYLGPVLEAIAGEEASLSFSNEIGPHPLAADVDTTMQHATEHDRTNPRMTVHLHGAPTEPASDGHPLVDWRNGGTQKNTYGNRQEAATLWYHDHAMGMTRLNVYAGLAGAYLIRDRWDTGRFGNPLGLPAGEFEVPLVIQDRTFNPDGTLQARSTFLLPQGYNQAAMFGDVACVNGIVWPMMKVARGLYRFRIVQASNSRTYRFHFSNGMRFWVVGGDQGLLDAPVPTKSIRLGVGERADILVDFGDLRPGESVDLCNDEANSFGDAVFLVPALPTIMRFVADSSRGHAGPVPKLLRGAAGLPPRLPGLRTPDRVRTMTLLSHLDTARPGAVIPAMLSQNNLPFTTDDVEMIRPGTVEQWDIVNVTSIGHPVHLHLARFRIIGRQQFWAAAYLGAHLPLPAFGKRWNPSADRFVVAPQQPPAPWEEGWKDTVWVPTDTITRILVYWPSAEELGFDPDAPFLATADIEFSKHTMEHIRHPTPHHHRSPGKLIRGYVWHCHNLDHEDHDMMLPFRVTND
- a CDS encoding IS481 family transposase translates to MSHRNAPLTVEGRHRLVDRCRTRPIAHVAAEMGISRRCASKWVNRFRQHGELGLLDRSSAPHLSPSATPVQVVARIELLRRTRKWSARRISLELAAEGTRISVRTVGRHLVRLGLNRRRFLDPNGEPNRAPRRIIARRPGHMVHIDIKKVGKIPDGGGWRIHGRGSAQDKAARAANKRCRPGYVFLHTAVDGYSRLAYTEALPDEKAVTAIGFVFRARAFFAAHGITSIERIVTDNGACYKARDFAKVLLGARHQRITPYTPRHNGKVERYNRILAEEFLYAREWTSDLQRQQALQIWNIHYNYHRPHSAAGNRPPASRLRTGVTNVMASYT
- a CDS encoding recombinase family protein, translating into MIRFAFAGRVSTEDQQDPNASRNWQLGRAKALIDHHGHIVAEFFDVGQSRSIPWKRRPQAARLLDMLARPDRGFDAVVIGEPQRAFYGNQFGLTFPVFVHYGVALWVPEVGGPIDPESEAHDLIMSVFGGMSKGERNRIKIRVRAAMAAQAQVEGRYLGGRPPYGYRLADAGPHPNPSKAADGKRLHILEPDPTTAPVVQRIFRDYLNGFGIFAIAQRLTADDIPCPSAYDRKRNQHRSGIAWSKSAVRVILTGVFPVLWTRDQAAI
- a CDS encoding IS3 family transposase, giving the protein MKFAAIADWAASGEFDIEFMCRELDVSRSGYYKWKGRGRSDRERDDRMLTLLIEAIHAKLRGNPGVRRVHAALAAAGRRVSRKRVWRLMRAAGLQGRFPKPFRRTTIRGSKPVDAADRIGRDFTAAQPNQRWCGDITYVKTWTGWAYLATVIDLHDRAVVGWAIADHMRTSLVTDALDMAIARRRPAKGVVFHSDRGTQYTSKEFAKYCAKNGVLRSLGRTGSCFDNAVAESFFATYKKELVHARPWPTVKSLQKETFDWIEFYYNTVRPHSALGYLTPRQYELGYREISQIAA
- a CDS encoding transposase gives rise to the protein MGSTRRSFTEEYKAQAVGFVLDQGRPVAEVARNIGVHEMTLRKWVKRAKESGVSGDREKGLTDSEQAELERLRAENAELKMQVAFAKKVATWFAKDQR